From Calliphora vicina chromosome 3, idCalVici1.1, whole genome shotgun sequence:
AAGGAAATCCCGGCGGTAAATCATCAAAAGCCAATATGCCACTGCTAAAATCACAATCCAAATTGAAACCCTTATGAAAACGATAATTATAGGCGGACACTACGAATATAAATTTAACCGGTAAACCTTTGACTTCCCTGCCCTTAGGCAGCATTAAATGATGGGgaaatctacaatttcccatagtaATATTAAAGGGGTACTGATATTCTTCATTCAAGGCCAACTGGGTGAAATGATACAATTCAGAATAGGTGAGGGAGGGCAGCATAAAACCATAGAAATCTTTGGACTCACGCTCAATGGTATTGTAACCGACAGCTAAACTGCTAACAAATGTATCCAATTGAAACATTTCTGCTGAAGAGGAACAAGGCACTTTTGATGCAGAACAGTCTAGAGCCAAAAATGTTCTCACTAGCACCGCTTGCGGTTTATCGGAAGTGATattaaataagaatttaaaCGGTTGATGCTGCAGATTCTGTTGTCTGGCCATTAATGTCTTAAACCATAATAATTTGCCCTCAAAATAACTATTGGCTGACCGCAATAGATTTGTTACATCTGTatcgataatttcaaaataggtTTTTAATTCTGTGATCTCTACATCATTAAGGCTAACGCCTGCACTTTGCAATTCTTGTGGTTTATATGGATGAAAGTTTGTTTTCACAGACTTGTAAAGTTGGTTAATGATTTCAGCATATTGATAAAATTCATGGGATCTCAACATGGTTTCATAATATTGCATAACTGTAGGTTTATTTTCTCTGTTTGTTGGAGTCATCAAAGCCGACATTATTTTGTCTATGGCAAAGTTTTCATTAAGGAAATATTCCAAATGTTCGGGATTGTTTAATTGTAGTCTGGTGTCATTTTTTAGTTCATAGGTTTGTTCATATAAAGCCTTTTCAGTTTTgctaaataaatcatttataaaaCTCCAAATTCCCagagaatttttattatttatggctTGATATTTTaggttttgaaaatttattaaataaggcTCTAGCGCAGTTTTTGTTTCGGAAGATGTTTGTTCCATTTTATATCTCACTACAATTTGCTGTAAATTCCAAAACCACCAATCTCTTAGAGATTTGCTATACAAATCATTTTGTCCTCGTTCATTTTGCCATAAACCCATATTTGTATAATACCAGTAGGCATTCCAGGCCTTGTCCtcttgtaaatatgtatttgatcTTTTAGCCAAGTCTTTTATTCCAGCCACCTCTCTGCTGAAATCTACAGGCAACCAATACAAGGCCACCTCTTCCAAGGCCTGTAACCATTTGCTGGAATTGCGCAAGTcaccataaatattttttggcaatATCATGCGTTCCCTTTCCTGATAgattttatattctaaattcTGCTCGCACCACCACTGGCCCATTTTACATGAATGTTTGTAAGTTGTATTAGTATAGTCTTTAAACATTTCCACCCTGCTCCATTGAACATAATTAAAATGCTGCAAGTTTCTGGTGTATTTATCAGCAAAGAAATGTTGTGGCcagatttcataaattttcGGCAAATTTAGATCCTTAAAATCCTCTCTTTTCATTAGTGATTGTGTCAAAGCGAAAACAAACATTTGTGCTTGCACATGAGTTCTGGCCCAGCATATGTTCTGTCTTAaagtctcaaaattttgagcatTATAAAGAAAGTAATATAAGCCCTTTAATTCCTCCAATTGGTCTTTGTTCGTTAAATAGAATATGTCATCTTGAGACAGCAGACAACTTGTGTTTGCttttatagcaaatttctcCATTAAAGGATTgaaatcctaaaatttaattacaaatttaatttaaatttaatttaaaaactaaaaataacttACTAAATAAAGTGCTTTATCCATTGCCAACGTTTTGCCCATATTAATCCACTCCTCATTTTGCAAAGGTTCCTGCAGGTTGTgcacaatttcaaataaaaatttttgtttttccaaaaaatatttattaactgtTTCGgtaatatgaataaaatatttcagaaaattcttaattttttttttttgagaaaagttACTGACCTATATTATTTCCCGGTAGTCCAAGCACCGGTATTATAAATATAGCCAGCAATatgacatttttgtaatttttgctatttagcatttgaattatttttgttatttctaatGTGAGTTGTTAAATTAAACTGTTTGCtaatacttgaattgtttttctaaattgcattttttgaattaaacttATCTGTGTAGAATTTAAGTGCTTGATCTttgagaaatttgttttttatcagCATATTCTGGCGCTCATGTTTCTTTCATCATCTAATATTAGCTGCGAATGGAATCATAATTTTTGAGAATCAAAGTTTGCAACGTTTATCTATTAAGAGAGTGAGTTTTTAAGACAATTTATTTCTCAATACATATTGAATTCAACCGCATTAGTGTGATCAAATTAATCTTCGAAGGAccataaaattcataattttttttgaaaccgattgaaaaatgttgtaaagaacaatattttctaatcgattcgaatattttctaaGGCAATATTTTCCAATCGATTCGGACGTTTTTACTAAAGAAACATTTTCCaatcgattcgaaattttttctactgaaatagtttcgaatcgaatatttttaaatcgattcatatattttcgaaattaatatttagaggAACGTTAACGTCATAATATCTTCTTAAACcgattaaaaaatctttttctaaaaaaatatttttgaatcgattcgaaaatatttctttagaaaaaatgtcgaaaatatttctttaataaaacagatttgaaaatatttctttagcAACAAAGCTGGAATCGattcgaaaatatttatttacaaaacatttgctTTCTGTATTGCTAAAGAAATATTTTCGAATCGATTTGAACATTTTTGATAAAggaatattttcaaatagaTTCGATATTTTTTCTGAAGCAATATTTTCAAagcgattcgaaattttttctaaagaaatatttttaatattttaaggaCGTCATAATTTTTTGCAaccgattaaaaaatattgtaaagtataataagaaataatttcGAATCGAAATTTTATCTAATGAACAATTTTCGAAACGATCAGAAATGTTTTCTCAAgacataattaaaaattgtatgaagAAACGTTTTcgaatcgattaaaaatttctaaagaacaaaatttaaatacattaaaacatttttacatccaataaaatattttgaaatcgatTAAAAACACAAGACTCAATTCGAATCagtttgaaattggttttctaaagaaatattttatctaaaaaaatatttcagattcgaatcgattaaaaaatttccaaagaaaTCGATTTGAAAAGATTTCTAAGAAAATGTTTTGGAATAGATTCAATATTTTATCTGAAGTATTTCTTTTCGAATCgaatgtttttcaaataaatatttttaatcgattcgacaatttttttttagaaaaatattccaATCGATTGTGTAAagatgtaaattttaaaaaaatttcaaatgtgaaattttgaaatcgattaaaaattgttctaaagataaaattagaaatcaaataaaaaattttctaaagaaaaattttgagaattgatattttttataaagaaatattttagaatCAATTAAAAAAGTTCTATGGTAAAAAGTAGGAATCCCATTTTTTCTTATGCTACATATTTCtaatgaaatatcttaaaaagtttaattttagccACATTAATTgcattcaacatttttccctttttagtAATTACTAATTAGTTAAATAGCGCCACTTTCGTTTTTCTCAAAACTTTTCAATgtttctaaaatattaaaatttttataacccCATTTAActaatctttttaaatttacttgtCTTTCTTTTGTGGCAATTCAATCAATATCTGTTgttatcttttttaaattttttcgctttttaaacataaaaactctatattaattcttatttttttcttttt
This genomic window contains:
- the LOC135955143 gene encoding larval serum protein 1 gamma chain translates to MLNSKNYKNVILLAIFIIPVLGLPGNNIVNKYFLEKQKFLFEIVHNLQEPLQNEEWINMGKTLAMDKALYLDFNPLMEKFAIKANTSCLLSQDDIFYLTNKDQLEELKGLYYFLYNAQNFETLRQNICWARTHVQAQMFVFALTQSLMKREDFKDLNLPKIYEIWPQHFFADKYTRNLQHFNYVQWSRVEMFKDYTNTTYKHSCKMGQWWCEQNLEYKIYQERERMILPKNIYGDLRNSSKWLQALEEVALYWLPVDFSREVAGIKDLAKRSNTYLQEDKAWNAYWYYTNMGLWQNERGQNDLYSKSLRDWWFWNLQQIVVRYKMEQTSSETKTALEPYLINFQNLKYQAINNKNSLGIWSFINDLFSKTEKALYEQTYELKNDTRLQLNNPEHLEYFLNENFAIDKIMSALMTPTNRENKPTVMQYYETMLRSHEFYQYAEIINQLYKSVKTNFHPYKPQELQSAGVSLNDVEITELKTYFEIIDTDVTNLLRSANSYFEGKLLWFKTLMARQQNLQHQPFKFLFNITSDKPQAVLVRTFLALDCSASKVPCSSSAEMFQLDTFVSSLAVGYNTIERESKDFYGFMLPSLTYSELYHFTQLALNEEYQYPFNITMGNCRFPHHLMLPKGREVKGLPVKFIFVVSAYNYRFHKGFNLDCDFSSGILAFDDLPPGFPFDREVSESIFMNDNVLVKNMRIYHDENLRFR